TGGCAGGTAGTTCTCGTCGCTTTCACAGAGTTTCGCCGTGGGCGCCCGCTTACCCGGGTGTTCGACGCACGGTGTGTTGCGCGCACCTCGGACATTGAACGGTGAGTCCTGAGGGACCCGGCAGTACAAATCGCCGTCGGGCGGCGACGGGTAATCCTGGAATGCGGCGGCGCGCTGCTGCTGGGTAGGTAGAAATCCGGTGGTGCAGGCCGGCGGGAGATTGAGGTTCAAGTTGAAGCTGAGGAACGCGCCGGCGTAGTCCTGCTTCGTGTTTCGATTCGCCACGCCGGTGGCTTGAATTGCGGCCGCACCCTGCGGCAGAAGCACGAGCAACTGTTCCAGGTTGGGACGATAAACCGCCGCGACCTCAGCGACCGAAACCAAGTTGGCCATCGCGACTGGCAGCGTTGGCTGCAATTGATCGAAGAGCGCACGCACTTCTCCTGCGGCGGCCGGTCCCTCCTGCAGAAGAGTCTTGACGCTCTCATCCTGCTCGCGCAGCTCACCCGTTACCGTCGCGAGGTTGGCCGCCCACGCGGAGATAGAGTCAGACGTATTCGTCTGCGAATCCAGCACAGGTTTCGACTTGTCGATGAGAGCGGTCAACTCGTCGATGTTGGCGCGGGCGTCGAGCGACAGTGCGGTCGCGCCCTTGAGGAACCGTTGGAGTTCAGGTCCCAGTCCGCCGAAGGCGGTGTAAGCCTCGTCGACCACCGTTTTCAGATTGTCGCGCGGAATCGCCTGCAAACCCTGGTTGGTCGCATCCAACAGCGAGCTGATGTTCGGCGGCACCGTCGTCTGGTCTTGTGCAATCACGTCGCCGTTCTTTAACGCTGGCGCATCTGCACTGCGCGGAAGGAGATCGACGTATTGTTCACCGATGGCCGAGACGCTGTGAACCTCGGCTTTGACGTCCGACGGGATCTTGATATCGGAGTTGAGCGAAAGTACGGCCTCGACGCCTGTGTCGGTCAGACGTACCGACTTCACGCGCCCGACCTGATACCCGCGATACGTGACGTTTCCGCGTTCGTAAAGCCCGCCAGCCTGTGGGAGCTGTGCGGTGACGGAGTACTGCCCCACGCCAAACCATTGCGAGGGCAGTTGCAGCACGGGAAAGAACATGATGACTACGCCGGCCAGGGCTATGGTCGCCACCGCGACCAACTGAATCCAAACACGCCTCGTCAGGTTCATCTCATGGCCCCTGGTTGAACTGATAGGGAGCAACAAGTGGGTTTCGGGCCGTGTACGGGCTGGGCATCTGTCCGATCGTCCGACCCCATTGCAGCTCCAGTTCGGTCAACTCACCCTCGAAGAAGGTACCGGTGAACAGTCCCGCATCCAGTCGGCTGAGGGTCAGATCAACGACCGCGGTCAAATTGGCGTAATCACCACGCAGCCACTTGCTCAGCGTGGGCTTTGGAAACGGAAACGTGGAATAGAAGTCCAGCGAACGGGTTAGATCCTGGCCCGCATTGGCCAGCGATTCGAGCACGGGGCCGAGATCCCTGAGCTCCCTGACCAAATTCTCTTTCGTTTGGTTCACGGAATCGGCTGCCAATGCGCTGAACTTGCCGATCTCATCCACCGCGTCGGCGATCGTTTCGCGCTCGTCGCGTAACACCGCGAGTGCGTCAGGTACGGTGCTCAACGCCCTGTCGACCACCGGTTCCTGTTCCGCGATCTGCCCGACCAGATAGTTGAGACTGTCTGCGGCGGCGATGATGTCGTCTTTCTGGTCATCGAGATACTCGACGAACAGGTCGAGTTGCGTGATCAGGCTGCGCAGG
The sequence above is drawn from the Mycobacterium gallinarum genome and encodes:
- a CDS encoding MCE family protein; protein product: MKSRIRRHAVVSLAVCVVLVVSGCGDWRGLNSLPLPGTEGRGAGAYTIQAELPQVVNLDNNARVRVGDVTVGNVIRIERQGWHALVTMMLNGDVDLPANSTATLGQTSLLGSLHIELAAPTDEPAQGKLGQGSIIRLQNAGAYPTTEETLSALSLLLNGGGIGRIGEITKELSKAFDGRAEDLRSLITQLDLFVEYLDDQKDDIIAAADSLNYLVGQIAEQEPVVDRALSTVPDALAVLRDERETIADAVDEIGKFSALAADSVNQTKENLVRELRDLGPVLESLANAGQDLTRSLDFYSTFPFPKPTLSKWLRGDYANLTAVVDLTLSRLDAGLFTGTFFEGELTELELQWGRTIGQMPSPYTARNPLVAPYQFNQGP
- a CDS encoding MCE family protein, with product MNLTRRVWIQLVAVATIALAGVVIMFFPVLQLPSQWFGVGQYSVTAQLPQAGGLYERGNVTYRGYQVGRVKSVRLTDTGVEAVLSLNSDIKIPSDVKAEVHSVSAIGEQYVDLLPRSADAPALKNGDVIAQDQTTVPPNISSLLDATNQGLQAIPRDNLKTVVDEAYTAFGGLGPELQRFLKGATALSLDARANIDELTALIDKSKPVLDSQTNTSDSISAWAANLATVTGELREQDESVKTLLQEGPAAAGEVRALFDQLQPTLPVAMANLVSVAEVAAVYRPNLEQLLVLLPQGAAAIQATGVANRNTKQDYAGAFLSFNLNLNLPPACTTGFLPTQQQRAAAFQDYPSPPDGDLYCRVPQDSPFNVRGARNTPCVEHPGKRAPTAKLCESDENYLPLNDGYNWKGDPNATLSGQSVPAPRDPAAPGAGPPAPPAPPTPPIAVAEYDPATGQYMGPDGQLYTQSDLAAGAGQRSWQDMLIPPGS